In Cicer arietinum cultivar CDC Frontier isolate Library 1 chromosome 7, Cicar.CDCFrontier_v2.0, whole genome shotgun sequence, a single window of DNA contains:
- the LOC113787674 gene encoding uncharacterized protein isoform X1, which translates to MFHQICVIQLFIKLTTQHAKLPTTLAIFNNFLLGEIFSQDPLRASDKALTSCGPYKMKEEDAMVYRRPYLISGSSGFALNAITRTLKKDLKRYVEDMQTILKDESCNVPTTICWGQRDRWLSYDGVEDFCKDSNHTLIQVPKAGHHAQEDCGEELGQLIYGIIRKKKLRMRTLI; encoded by the exons ATGTTTCATCAGATTTGTGTTATCCAGCTATTTATAAAG ttaacaACCCAACATGCCAAGCTTCCAACCACACTGGCCATATTCAACAACTTTCTGCTAGGTGAAATATTTTCACAG GATCCATTAAGGGCCAGTGACAAAGCCCTAACAAGCTGTGGACCctataaaatgaaagaagaagaTGCAATGGTTTATAGAAGACCCTATCTTATATCTGGCTCCTCAGGTTTTGCATTGAATGCAATTACCAGGACATTGAAGAAAGACCTCAAG AGGTATGTGGAGGATATGCAGACAATACTTAAGGACGAAAGTTGTAACGTTCCAACGACGATATGTTGGGGTCAGAGGGATCGTTGGTTGAGCTATGATGGAGTTGAAGATTTTTGCAAAGATTCCAACCATACACTCATTCAAGTTCCAAAG GCTGGACATCATGCACAAGAAGATTGTGGTGAAGAACTTGGACAACTTATTTATggaataataagaaaaaaaaaattaaggatgagaacattaatttaa